A single genomic interval of Helianthus annuus cultivar XRQ/B chromosome 13, HanXRQr2.0-SUNRISE, whole genome shotgun sequence harbors:
- the LOC110900062 gene encoding pectinesterase 2, giving the protein MTIHPFLATLISFVFFLVSSGVYGYPISEIRSWCNQTPHPEPCEHVLSSKPNYGTIRHKHDFIKALLKVTLERATDAESNARGLGEKCHNHLEKTAWSDCLQLYKNTVQRINMTIDPNHKCSKVEMQTWLSTALTNLETCKIGFEELGVGDYLLPLMNNNVSSLISNTLAMNKGNKSSDYEPRYRKGFPTWVNPGDRKLLQSSNPASQANAVVAQDGSGDYTTIGAAVAAAKSSGGRYVIYVKAGTYKEYIEIKPNNIMLIGDGIGKTIITGSRSVRGSGSTTFGSATMGVDGDRFIGRGFTVRNTAGPQNHQAVALRSDSDLSVFYKCSFEGYQDTLFVLSNRQFYRECNIYGTVDFIFGNAAAVLQNCNIYARDPPNKTNTLTAQGRTDPNQNTGISIHNCRVMAASSLNGVKTYLGRPWKQYSRTVFIKTYLDGIVNPAGWMPWSGNFALDTLYYGEYMNTGPGSSTANRVKWKGYHVITSASEAAKFTPGSFIAGGSWLPGTGVPWTSGL; this is encoded by the exons ATGACAATACATCCGTTTTTAGCAACTCtcatttcttttgtgttttttcttGTTTCTTCTGGGGTGTATGGTTACCCCATATCCGAGATTCGGTCATGGTGTAACCAAACACCTCATCCGGAACCCTGTGAGCATGTCTTGTCTAGTAAGCCAAATTACGGCACAATAAGACACAAACATGACTTCATCAAAGCGTTGTTGAAAGTTACCCTAGAGCGAGCGACAGATGCTGAGTCGAACGCTCGAGGGCTTGGGGAAAAGTGTCATAACCATCTAGAAAAGACCGCGTGGAGTGATTGTCTCCAGCTTTATAAAAACACTGTCCAGAGGATCAACATGACTATTGATCCTAATCACAAGTGTAGCAAGGTTGAAATGCAAACCTGGCTAAGCACGGCTCTCACGAACCTCGAGACATGTAAGATCGGGTTCGAGGAGCTAGGGGTTGGTGACTACTTGTTGCCACTAATGAACAACAATGTATCCTCCTTAATCAGCAATACATTAGCAATGAACAAAGGAAACAAATCATCGGATTACGAGCCACGTTACCGAAAGGGGTTCCCTACTTGGGTAAATCCTGGTGATAGGAAGCTATTACAATCTTCCAATCCTGCTTCTCAGGCTAACGCGGTCGTAGCTCAAGACGGTTCAGGTGACTATACGACTATCGGAGCGGCGGTTGCCGCCGCAAAATCAAGTGGCGGGCGGTATGTGATATATGTGAAGGCAGGCACTTACAAGGAGTACATTGAGATTAAACCTAATAACATAATGTTGATTGGGGATGGAATAGGGAAAACTATCATAACTGGCAGTAGAAGTGTTCGAGGGTCAGGTTCTACAACTTTTGGGTCAGCCACTATGG GGGTAGATGGAGACAGATTCATTGGACGCGGTTTCACGGTTAGAAACACCGCGGGGCCACAAAACCACCAAGCCGTGGCCCTGCGAAGTGATTCTGACCTCTCGGTTTTCTACAAATGCAGCTTCGAAGGGTACCAAGACACGCTCTTCGTTCTTTCGAACCGACAATTCTATAGAGAATGTAACATATACGGCACAGTTGATTTCATTTTCGGCAATGCGGCAGCCGTACTTCAAAACTGCAACATTTACGCCCGTGACCCTCCAAACAAGACCAACACCTTGACCGCACAAGGACGAaccgacccgaaccaaaacactGGAATCTCAATCCATAATTGTCGGGTAATGGCCGCCTCGAGCCTAAACGGTGTTAAAACATATCTCGGAAGGCCGTGGAAGCAATACTCGAGGACCGTTTTTATCAAAACGTATCTCGATGGTATTGTGAACCCGGCCGGTTGGATGCCATGGAGCGGTAACTTCGCGCTTGACACATTGTATTATGGTGAGTACATGAACACGGGCCCAGGTTCATCGACTGCGAATCGGGTTAAATGGAAAGGTTACCATGTGATCACTAGTGCGTCCGAGGCCGCGAAGTTCACTCCGGGGAGCTTCATTGCTGGTGGATCGTGGTTGCCGGGAACAGGGGTGCCTTGGACCAGTGGCCTTTAA